One window of the Rhodococcus sovatensis genome contains the following:
- a CDS encoding LysR family transcriptional regulator, whose protein sequence is MELRQLEYFVAVAEEANFTRAAERVRISQSGVSAQIRALERELGTELIDRSARVAALTAAGAAALEHARAALNSAAALQRSVDDINSLVRGKIAIGMVTACTVTPLFDALADFHTDHPGVELSLAEGNSDDLVARVCAGTLDVALVGVAGGPPDGLESVVIVREGLAACVPAGHPVASSSSMSVRQVSDYPVVCLPVGTGIRTVFDDAVSVQGLVVDVAFVASAPGAVADLAARSMGVAILSESMATDYADRLVAVPITDVGIDATLALVWSNRPNAAVDELVSRVRRRFFG, encoded by the coding sequence ATGGAACTTCGTCAGCTCGAGTACTTCGTCGCGGTCGCCGAGGAAGCGAACTTCACCCGCGCCGCCGAGCGAGTGAGGATCAGCCAATCCGGCGTCAGCGCGCAGATCAGGGCGCTCGAGCGTGAACTCGGAACCGAGCTGATCGACCGCAGTGCCCGGGTCGCAGCACTGACCGCCGCCGGAGCAGCGGCCCTCGAGCACGCGCGCGCTGCCTTGAACTCCGCTGCGGCGCTGCAGCGTTCGGTGGACGACATCAACTCGCTGGTACGCGGAAAGATCGCGATCGGGATGGTCACCGCCTGCACCGTCACCCCGCTGTTCGACGCCCTGGCGGACTTCCATACCGATCATCCTGGCGTCGAACTTTCACTGGCCGAGGGCAATTCGGACGATCTGGTGGCTCGGGTGTGTGCGGGGACGCTCGACGTGGCACTCGTCGGCGTGGCCGGCGGGCCACCGGACGGCCTGGAGTCCGTAGTCATCGTGCGCGAGGGTCTGGCCGCGTGCGTTCCGGCAGGCCATCCGGTCGCGTCTTCGTCCTCGATGAGTGTCCGTCAGGTCAGCGACTATCCGGTGGTGTGTCTGCCTGTGGGCACCGGGATCAGAACGGTGTTCGACGACGCCGTGTCGGTGCAGGGACTCGTCGTCGACGTCGCTTTCGTGGCCAGCGCTCCTGGAGCCGTCGCCGACCTCGCCGCGCGTTCGATGGGCGTGGCGATCCTGAGCGAGTCGATGGCGACTGACTACGCCGACCGGCTGGTAGCCGTACCGATCACCGATGTCGGCATCGATGCGACCCTTGCGCTCGTATGGTCGAACCGGCCGAACGCGGCCGTCGACGAGTTGGTGTCGAGAGTACGTCGACGGTTCTTCGGCTGA
- a CDS encoding YybH family protein: MTQDKAMTPEDITRLFVERSNAGDADGVAALYDENAVMAYPAGRTTVGRAAIRELWASVLAHGPRFELEEGLPTLVHGDIALTSTAPRDDAGARAQVVRRQPDGSWLRIIDQPEFNPTT; this comes from the coding sequence ATGACACAGGACAAAGCAATGACCCCGGAGGACATCACCCGATTGTTCGTCGAGCGCTCCAATGCCGGAGACGCCGACGGTGTGGCCGCCCTGTACGACGAGAACGCCGTCATGGCCTATCCCGCTGGCCGAACGACGGTCGGACGCGCCGCGATCAGGGAGCTGTGGGCATCGGTACTGGCACACGGACCCCGCTTCGAACTCGAGGAAGGCCTCCCGACGCTCGTTCACGGCGACATCGCGCTGACCTCGACGGCTCCCCGAGACGACGCGGGCGCACGCGCGCAGGTTGTCAGGCGCCAGCCGGACGGATCGTGGCTGCGAATCATCGATCAGCCCGAGTTCAACCCGACCACCTGA
- a CDS encoding acyl-CoA dehydrogenase family protein codes for MDSHVYPAESVYEQQMRELGDPHGQPQIIEDLKKEARSRGLWNLFHPHPEWGPGLTNLEYAPLAEIMGRSLLAPEACNCNAPDTGNMEVFTLFGTDEHKEKYLKPLLDGTIRSAFAMTEPDVASSDATNIAMKMERDGDDYILNGRKWWTSNALHKNCKVLIVMGKTEPDAASHRQQSMLVVPIDAPGVTIVRNLPVFGYVDREGHAEVLFEDVRVPSKDVLKGPGEGFAISQARLGPGRIHHAMRTIGVAERALELLCRRAVSRVTFGKPIAMRANIQDWIAESRIEIEKTRLLTLKAAYLMDTVGNKEARTEIAAIKVAAPQMALTIIDRAIQVHGGGGVSNDFPLAMMYAHIRTLRLADGPDEVHKMSIARMELKKYL; via the coding sequence ATGGATTCGCATGTCTATCCAGCGGAGTCGGTGTACGAGCAGCAGATGCGTGAGCTCGGGGACCCGCACGGGCAGCCCCAGATCATCGAGGATCTGAAGAAGGAAGCCAGGTCCCGGGGCTTGTGGAACCTCTTTCATCCGCATCCCGAATGGGGACCTGGACTCACCAACCTGGAGTATGCGCCGCTCGCCGAGATCATGGGGCGCAGCCTCCTCGCGCCCGAGGCGTGCAACTGCAACGCGCCGGACACCGGGAACATGGAGGTCTTCACGCTCTTCGGCACCGACGAGCACAAGGAGAAGTACCTGAAGCCGTTGCTGGACGGCACGATTCGCTCGGCGTTCGCAATGACCGAGCCGGATGTGGCGAGCTCGGACGCCACCAACATCGCGATGAAGATGGAACGCGACGGTGACGACTACATCCTCAACGGGCGCAAGTGGTGGACATCGAACGCGCTACACAAGAACTGCAAGGTTCTTATCGTCATGGGCAAGACCGAACCGGATGCTGCGAGTCATCGTCAGCAGTCGATGCTCGTCGTCCCCATCGATGCGCCCGGAGTCACGATCGTGCGCAACCTTCCGGTATTCGGCTACGTCGACCGTGAGGGCCACGCCGAGGTCTTGTTCGAAGACGTGCGGGTGCCGTCGAAGGACGTTCTGAAAGGGCCGGGCGAGGGCTTCGCGATCAGCCAAGCCCGGCTCGGTCCAGGGCGAATCCACCACGCTATGCGCACCATCGGCGTCGCCGAGCGCGCCCTCGAATTGCTTTGTCGGCGTGCGGTATCGAGAGTCACCTTCGGCAAGCCGATCGCAATGCGTGCCAACATTCAGGATTGGATCGCTGAATCGCGAATCGAGATCGAGAAGACGCGCCTGCTGACCCTCAAGGCCGCCTACCTGATGGACACCGTCGGGAACAAGGAAGCGCGTACGGAGATCGCGGCCATCAAGGTCGCAGCACCCCAGATGGCGTTGACGATCATCGATCGAGCCATCCAGGTACATGGCGGCGGCGGGGTGAGCAACGACTTCCCACTCGCGATGATGTACGCCCACATCCGCACTCTCCGACTCGCCGACGGCCCCGATGAGGTGCACAAGATGTCGATCGCGCGGATGGAGCTGAAGAAGTACCTCTAG
- a CDS encoding NDMA-dependent alcohol dehydrogenase, which yields MKTKAAVLFEPHKPFEILELELDGPGPGEVLIKYVAAGLCHSDLHLLDGDLPPRFPIVGGHEGSGIIEEVGPGVTKVKPGDHVVCSFIPNCGTCRYCSTGRQNLCDMGATILEGCMPDGSFRRRDSKGTEFGAMCMLGTFAERATISQHSVVKIDDWLPLETAVLVGCGVPSGWGTSVYAGGVRAGDSVIIYGIGGLGINAVQGAVHAGAKHVLVVDPLEFKRNQALKFGATHAFADAASAQEKLTELTWGQGADQALILVGTVDEEVVQAATAAIGKGGTVVITGLADPEALTVHVSGTDLTLNQKTIKGTLFGSANPQYDIVRLLRLYDAGQLKLDELITNTYSLEQVNEGYQDLRDGKNMRGVIHL from the coding sequence ATGAAGACGAAAGCAGCAGTACTGTTCGAGCCGCACAAGCCCTTCGAAATCCTCGAACTCGAACTCGATGGGCCAGGTCCCGGCGAAGTCCTGATCAAGTATGTGGCTGCGGGACTGTGTCACTCGGATCTCCATCTACTCGACGGTGACCTACCCCCGCGCTTCCCGATCGTCGGCGGACACGAGGGGTCGGGCATCATCGAAGAGGTCGGCCCCGGCGTCACAAAAGTCAAGCCTGGTGATCACGTCGTCTGCTCGTTCATCCCCAACTGCGGTACCTGTCGATACTGCTCGACGGGGCGACAAAACTTGTGTGACATGGGCGCAACGATTCTCGAAGGCTGCATGCCCGACGGTTCCTTCCGTCGCCGAGACAGCAAGGGAACCGAATTCGGTGCTATGTGCATGCTCGGCACGTTCGCCGAGCGGGCAACGATCTCACAGCATTCCGTCGTCAAGATCGACGACTGGTTGCCCTTGGAGACAGCGGTTCTCGTCGGCTGCGGTGTGCCGTCGGGTTGGGGCACATCGGTATACGCAGGTGGTGTTCGAGCCGGTGATTCGGTGATCATCTACGGCATCGGCGGGCTCGGCATCAACGCGGTCCAGGGCGCGGTCCACGCCGGCGCCAAGCATGTCCTCGTCGTCGACCCACTGGAATTCAAGCGCAACCAAGCTCTCAAATTCGGTGCGACGCATGCGTTTGCTGACGCAGCATCAGCTCAGGAGAAGCTCACCGAACTGACGTGGGGGCAGGGTGCGGACCAGGCGCTGATTCTCGTCGGAACTGTGGACGAGGAGGTGGTGCAGGCAGCGACCGCGGCAATCGGCAAGGGCGGAACCGTCGTCATCACCGGACTCGCCGATCCCGAAGCACTGACCGTCCACGTATCCGGGACGGATCTGACGCTGAACCAGAAGACCATCAAGGGCACGCTGTTCGGATCCGCCAACCCGCAGTACGACATCGTGCGGCTTCTGCGCCTCTACGATGCAGGCCAACTCAAGCTCGATGAACTGATCACCAACACCTACTCGCTCGAGCAGGTGAACGAGGGCTACCAGGATCTGCGCGACGGGAAGAACATGCGCGGAGTGATTCACCTCTAG
- a CDS encoding ABC transporter substrate-binding protein, with protein MKRTLTRVLVAGCVVAGLVACSSDSGDSASSAEDSRSVTIDHVAGSATIEGTPERIVALGQQWVDALAEFDVAPAGYISAGSQGDDRKLFPWQTGLSEDSVMLDSTSIDTMNPAPPVEEIAALDPDLILVAGIASAEPFQSLSEIAPTVFPEAATVDRWQWQIETLGEILDRQDDAEKIIAEGEAFADSIAAEYPGLDGKTAVLSQYIVSTQQLVAVVDPNDGAAQVFDSIGLTIPADLASSPDAVSGRLVFSPERINELTADLVVMLPNGGTVADLEALPGFNSLPAVTGGGLSVQDYATVVGFNLPSKASVEYSVDKIRPQLEAIGS; from the coding sequence ATGAAGCGGACTCTTACGCGCGTACTCGTTGCGGGTTGTGTTGTGGCGGGCCTGGTCGCCTGCAGCAGTGATTCGGGAGACTCGGCGAGCTCCGCCGAGGATTCCAGGTCTGTCACCATCGATCACGTCGCGGGATCGGCGACCATCGAGGGAACCCCCGAGCGCATCGTGGCGCTCGGTCAGCAGTGGGTCGACGCGCTGGCCGAATTCGACGTCGCCCCCGCCGGATACATCTCGGCGGGATCCCAGGGCGATGACCGCAAATTGTTCCCGTGGCAGACGGGCCTGTCCGAGGATTCGGTGATGCTGGATTCGACATCGATAGACACGATGAATCCAGCGCCACCGGTCGAGGAGATCGCGGCACTCGATCCCGACCTGATCCTGGTTGCCGGCATCGCCTCCGCCGAACCTTTCCAGTCTTTGAGCGAGATCGCGCCGACGGTGTTCCCCGAGGCCGCAACCGTAGACCGCTGGCAGTGGCAGATCGAAACGCTCGGCGAGATCCTCGACCGCCAGGACGACGCGGAGAAGATCATCGCCGAGGGAGAGGCATTCGCCGACAGTATTGCCGCTGAGTACCCGGGTCTCGACGGTAAGACCGCCGTCCTGTCCCAGTACATCGTGTCGACTCAGCAGTTGGTGGCCGTCGTCGACCCCAACGACGGTGCCGCGCAGGTATTCGACAGCATCGGACTGACGATTCCGGCCGACCTCGCGTCGTCGCCCGACGCGGTGAGCGGTCGCTTGGTCTTCAGCCCCGAGCGCATCAACGAGCTGACCGCAGACCTCGTCGTGATGCTGCCCAACGGCGGCACCGTTGCCGATCTCGAGGCGTTGCCCGGATTCAATTCCTTGCCTGCGGTGACTGGCGGCGGCCTGTCGGTTCAGGACTACGCCACGGTCGTCGGATTCAACCTGCCATCCAAGGCATCGGTCGAATACTCGGTAGACAAGATCCGTCCGCAGCTCGAGGCGATCGGCAGCTGA
- a CDS encoding SDR family oxidoreductase, with product MKVTGKVAVITGGGGGIGGALAERLVASGAKVVVSDLDPVSASRVVERLDSGTAVSLGGDASKTEDITALIALAEDTFGPVDLYFANAGISGAPGLEASEADWDLSIDVNLRAHIRAAQILVPQWLERGEGYFVSTASAAGLLTQIGSATYATTKHAAVGFAEWLNVTYGDRGIRVSCLCPMGVNTKLLYEGQESGNALGAAATKAVLSAGDVLEPSEVAEIVLAAMDAEQFLILPHATVLDMYRNKGADYDRWLRGMRRYQKALLGETD from the coding sequence ATGAAGGTTACAGGCAAGGTTGCCGTCATTACCGGAGGTGGTGGTGGAATCGGAGGAGCGCTTGCCGAACGGCTCGTCGCCTCCGGTGCCAAGGTCGTCGTATCCGACCTCGACCCCGTGTCGGCATCGAGAGTCGTCGAGCGCCTCGACTCCGGAACCGCAGTGTCCCTCGGCGGCGACGCATCGAAAACCGAGGACATCACCGCGTTGATCGCACTTGCCGAGGACACATTCGGGCCGGTGGACCTGTACTTCGCAAACGCGGGTATCAGCGGCGCGCCCGGACTCGAGGCGAGCGAGGCGGACTGGGATCTGTCCATCGACGTCAATCTCCGCGCGCACATCAGGGCAGCGCAGATTCTGGTTCCGCAGTGGCTCGAACGCGGCGAAGGATATTTCGTCAGTACCGCGTCGGCGGCCGGTCTGCTGACCCAAATCGGTTCTGCCACATACGCGACGACCAAACACGCTGCGGTCGGGTTCGCGGAGTGGCTCAATGTCACATACGGAGACCGCGGAATTCGCGTCAGTTGTCTGTGCCCGATGGGCGTCAACACCAAGCTGCTGTACGAGGGCCAGGAATCCGGGAACGCGCTCGGGGCTGCCGCGACGAAGGCTGTGCTGTCGGCAGGAGATGTGCTCGAGCCGTCCGAAGTTGCGGAAATAGTACTCGCAGCGATGGACGCCGAGCAGTTCCTCATCCTCCCGCACGCCACTGTGCTGGACATGTACCGCAACAAGGGAGCGGACTACGACCGGTGGTTGCGCGGCATGCGTCGCTACCAGAAAGCCCTACTGGGCGAAACCGACTGA